The nucleotide window GTACTCGTCGTTCTGGGCGAGTGCGTACAAGGAGGTCATCGTCTTCACGCTGATCCTTCCGGTGCTGCTGTGGCTGTCGCTCACGAGCAAGCACGTGGAAGAAGACGAGGAATAAGCCGGGGCGGACCACAGAATGAAAAACAAATACTTCCTGATTTTCCTGGTGGTGCTGGCAGCGTTGCCGGTACTGCCGGCTCCCGTGCGTTTGCCCGAATACTGGGTGACGCTGCTCAACTACATTGGCCTGTACAGCATCGTGGCGATCGGGCTGGTGCTGCTCACGGGCGTGGCCGGCATGACCTCGTTCGGGCAGGCCGCGTTCGTGGGGCTCGGGGCGTACGCCACGGCCTACCTGACGACCGCGTACGGGGCGTCGCCGTGGCTTGGCCTGATCGTGGGGATCGTGATCACCGCGGCTGCCGCGCTCGTCATCGGCGCCATCACCATGCGACTGTCCGGGCACTTCCTGCCGCTGGGCACGATCGCGTGGGGCCTGTCGCTGTACTACCTGTTCGGCAACCTCGAGTTTCTAGGCAAATACGACGGCCTGAACGACATTCCGACCATCAGCCTGTTCGGCGTCGAGCTGGCGAGCGGTCGCCAGATGTTCTATCTGATCTGGGTGGTGGTCGTGCTCGCGGTCGTGTCGGTCAAGAACCTGCTCGATTCGCGCTCCGGGCGAGCCATTCGCGCGCTCAAGGGCGGCGGGGTGATGGCCGAGGCCATGGGGGTGAACACCGCGTGGATGAAGGTCGTGGTGTTCGTCTACGCGGCCGTGCTCGCGGCGATCTCCGGCTGGTTGTACGCGCACCTGCAGCGCGCCGTGAACCCCACGCCCTTCAACCTGAACCACGGCATCGAGTACCTGTTCATGGCCGTCGTCGGTGGCGTCTCGCACGTGTGGGGCGCGGTGCTGGGCGCGGCGATCCTGACGGTGCTCAAGGACTACCTGCAGAACATCCTGCCGGTGCTGCTGGGGGCCAACGGCAACTTCGAGACCATCGTCTTCGGCATCCTGCTCGTGTTGCTGCTGCAATACGCGCGCGATGGCGTGTGGCCGTTCTTCGGCAAGATCTTCCCGGCGCGACGCGTGGCGAAGGCGCCGGAACAGGCCGAGCCGCTGGGCCACCGCGCCAAGCCGGCGGTGGGCGAAGTGGTGCTCAAGCTCGAGAAGGCGCGCAAGGAATTCGGTGGACTCGTCGCGGTGAACGACGTGTCGTTCGAGGTCAAGGCGGGCGAGATCGTGGGCCTGATCGGCCCGAACGGTGCGGGCAAGTCCACGACCTTCAACCTGGTCACTGGCGTGCTGCAAGCCACGCGAGGCGAGATCTCGTTCCTTGGCGAGCGCATCGATCGTCTGCCCTCGCGCGAGATCGTCAAGCGGGGGATCGGCCGTACGTTCCAGCACGTGCGGCTGATGCCGCAGATGAGCGTGCTCGAGAACGTGGCCATCGGCGCGTACCTGCGCGACGGGAACGGCCTGCGTCGCCGCCCGCAGGGTGGGGTGTGGTCGAGCGTGCTGCGACTCGATCGCCGTGAAGAGGCCATGCTGCTGCATGAGGCGAAGCAACAGATCGAGCGGGTGGGTCTGGGCGCGCACATGTACGACGAGGCGGGCAGTCTGGCGCTGGGCCAGCAGCGCATTCTGGAGATCGCGCGTGCGCTGGCGTGCGACCCGACGCTGCTGCTGCTCGACGAGCCGGCCGCGGGGTTGCGCTACAAAGAAAAGCAGGCGCTGGGCGACCTGCTCAGGAAGCTCAAGGACGAGGGGATGAGCGTGCTGCTGGTGGAGCACGACATGGACTTCGTGATGAACCTGACCGATCACCTGGTGGTGATGGAATTCGGCACCAAGATTGCCGAGGGTCTGCCGGAAGACGTGCAGAAGAACCCGGCGGTGCTCGAGGCGTACCTTGGAGGAGTGGAGTGATGGCAGACGCGATTCTTGAGGTCAAGGACCTCGCCGTCGCATACGGCAAAGTCGAGGCGGTGCACGGGGCGCATCTGCGCGTGCAGGCGGGGCAGATCGTCACCGTGATCGGTCCGAATGGCGCGGGCAAGTCGTCGATGCTCAACGCCATCATGGGCGCGCTGCCGCACAACGGGTCGAGCAAGGGCAGCGTGATGTATCTCGGGCACGAGATGTCGGCGCTGACGATCGAAGCGCGCGTATCGCGCGGCATGTGTCTGGTGCCGGAGAAGCGCGAACTGTTCTCGACGATGACCGTCGAGGACAACCTGCTGCTGGGCGCATATCGACGCAAGAAGGCGGGGGAGAAGCACTTCCTCGACCAGATGGAAGTGGTTTATGAGCTGTTCCCGCGCCTGAAGGAGCGTCGTGTGCAGCAGGCCGGGACGCTGTCTGGCGGGGAGCGCCAGATGTTGGCGGTGGGCCGGGCACTGATGGCCAAGCCGCAGCTGCTCATGCTGGACGAGCCGAGCCTGGGCCTCGCGCCGCTGATCGTGAAAGAAATCTTCCACATCATCAGCGACCTGCGCAAGACCGGCGTGGCAACCCTGCTCATCGAACAGAACGCCCGTGCCGCATTGCAGGTGGCGGACTACGGGTACGTGATCGAGACCGGTGAGCTGGCCCTGGAAGGTCCGGCGCAAGAGCTTGCGAGCAATCCCAAGGTCATTGAAACGTATCTGGGGCTGGCCAAGAAGGCGGCCTGAGTTTCGCTCCCAGTCGGTTTCCTGCTGCATCGACATCGAAAGAGCCCGCCAGTTGGCGGGCTTTTTCATTTTCGAAATTTGGGGGATTTCTCTTTCCGTTGGGTTATCCGTCCCTAATTATTCCCAATGTGCTCAGGCCGTTGTCCCAACTCGCCTCGAACGCAGTTATTCACAGTTGCTTGTGG belongs to Pandoraea pnomenusa and includes:
- a CDS encoding branched-chain amino acid ABC transporter ATP-binding protein/permease, which gives rise to MKNKYFLIFLVVLAALPVLPAPVRLPEYWVTLLNYIGLYSIVAIGLVLLTGVAGMTSFGQAAFVGLGAYATAYLTTAYGASPWLGLIVGIVITAAAALVIGAITMRLSGHFLPLGTIAWGLSLYYLFGNLEFLGKYDGLNDIPTISLFGVELASGRQMFYLIWVVVVLAVVSVKNLLDSRSGRAIRALKGGGVMAEAMGVNTAWMKVVVFVYAAVLAAISGWLYAHLQRAVNPTPFNLNHGIEYLFMAVVGGVSHVWGAVLGAAILTVLKDYLQNILPVLLGANGNFETIVFGILLVLLLQYARDGVWPFFGKIFPARRVAKAPEQAEPLGHRAKPAVGEVVLKLEKARKEFGGLVAVNDVSFEVKAGEIVGLIGPNGAGKSTTFNLVTGVLQATRGEISFLGERIDRLPSREIVKRGIGRTFQHVRLMPQMSVLENVAIGAYLRDGNGLRRRPQGGVWSSVLRLDRREEAMLLHEAKQQIERVGLGAHMYDEAGSLALGQQRILEIARALACDPTLLLLDEPAAGLRYKEKQALGDLLRKLKDEGMSVLLVEHDMDFVMNLTDHLVVMEFGTKIAEGLPEDVQKNPAVLEAYLGGVE
- a CDS encoding ABC transporter ATP-binding protein, encoding MADAILEVKDLAVAYGKVEAVHGAHLRVQAGQIVTVIGPNGAGKSSMLNAIMGALPHNGSSKGSVMYLGHEMSALTIEARVSRGMCLVPEKRELFSTMTVEDNLLLGAYRRKKAGEKHFLDQMEVVYELFPRLKERRVQQAGTLSGGERQMLAVGRALMAKPQLLMLDEPSLGLAPLIVKEIFHIISDLRKTGVATLLIEQNARAALQVADYGYVIETGELALEGPAQELASNPKVIETYLGLAKKAA